In bacterium BMS3Abin08, a single window of DNA contains:
- the ttdB gene encoding L(+)-tartrate dehydratase subunit beta gives MTYHTLNTPFDEKTMRSLHVGDMVTINGHIFGMRDKTMIQIFDKGDEPPVDLNGFPVLHTAPSLKRVGNKWEKICIGTTTSTRMDRFSPPLIEKYGVRAFIGKGGLYEGSLEAMQRYGACYFAIVGGAAALETTQVEEVEHVYWPELHPEAIYKLRVKDFGPLVVAMDSHGESLYSEVKANAQKRLPEIYQKLGIKDI, from the coding sequence ATGACTTATCATACACTTAATACACCTTTTGATGAAAAAACCATGCGATCTCTCCATGTCGGGGATATGGTGACAATCAACGGCCATATCTTCGGCATGAGAGATAAGACCATGATTCAGATCTTTGATAAAGGAGATGAACCCCCTGTCGATCTGAATGGTTTTCCCGTTCTTCATACGGCACCGAGTCTCAAAAGGGTTGGGAATAAATGGGAAAAGATATGTATCGGTACAACGACCAGCACCCGCATGGATCGATTTTCTCCTCCCTTAATCGAGAAGTACGGGGTACGTGCTTTTATTGGAAAAGGGGGACTATATGAAGGGAGCCTTGAAGCAATGCAGCGTTATGGCGCCTGCTATTTTGCAATTGTAGGTGGTGCAGCGGCTTTGGAAACGACCCAGGTGGAAGAGGTTGAGCACGTCTATTGGCCCGAGTTGCATCCCGAGGCTATTTACAAATTGAGGGTCAAGGACTTCGGACCTCTCGTTGTTGCCATGGACTCCCATGGAGAGAGTTTGTACAGCGAGGTAAAGGCCAATGCCCAAAAACGGTTACCCGAAATCTATCAGAAGCTTGGAATAAAAGACATATGA
- a CDS encoding sulfite exporter TauE/SafE, producing MSILTVVLAVVALLSGVLKSGFAIGAGIFLTPLLALVMGPKEAVVLVAPMMLFTDITAIYQYWRKWHLHDILALAPPCIVGAVFGALLLNWFTPNTARRAIGIIGLLYVTTELFRMFIRRKSVSPNLIWSTSIGLVGGVASALANSGGVFISTYLAGRLTKQHFVGTLVLVFVGLNITKVTMFTGLGLLNRQLWITDLSLIPLMFVGGLAGKWLNSHIHETHFKRWVFLLIAGACIRLLFF from the coding sequence ATGAGCATACTGACAGTTGTTCTGGCCGTTGTTGCCCTCCTCTCAGGGGTCCTTAAAAGCGGGTTTGCGATTGGCGCAGGAATTTTTTTGACACCCCTGTTGGCTCTCGTGATGGGACCCAAAGAAGCGGTTGTGCTGGTAGCACCCATGATGTTGTTTACAGACATTACAGCCATTTATCAATACTGGCGAAAGTGGCATCTCCACGACATCCTTGCCCTTGCCCCCCCCTGCATTGTAGGTGCAGTCTTCGGGGCACTGTTGTTGAACTGGTTTACACCGAATACAGCGCGTCGCGCTATCGGTATTATAGGGTTGCTTTATGTCACAACCGAACTCTTCCGGATGTTCATACGCAGAAAGTCCGTCTCCCCTAATCTGATCTGGAGTACCTCTATAGGCCTTGTCGGAGGGGTGGCCTCTGCATTGGCCAACTCGGGAGGTGTATTTATCTCTACTTACCTGGCGGGGAGGCTTACAAAACAGCATTTTGTGGGCACACTTGTTTTGGTGTTCGTGGGACTGAATATTACCAAGGTAACTATGTTTACGGGGCTGGGCCTGCTGAACCGGCAACTGTGGATAACCGATCTTTCCCTTATACCGCTTATGTTTGTCGGCGGTCTGGCGGGTAAATGGCTCAACAGCCATATTCATGAGACGCACTTCAAACGCTGGGTGTTCCTGCTGATTGCCGGCGCCTGCATAAGACTGCTGTTCTTCTAA
- the sdhA_1 gene encoding succinate dehydrogenase flavoprotein subunit, whose product MVKGIEQIKADILIMGTGGAGLMAALHAYDANPELNIVLSVKGLAGKSGCTRMVQGGYNVVLDPDDSHEKHFKDTIKGGGFINNQELAWTLVTDATKIVYELENKVGCFFDRGSDGYLHQKPFAGQCFDRTIHRRDLTGIEIIARLRDQVFARDIQVLEECRGLDLLTRNNRVAGAILLDIRSGEPFVVNSRAVILATGGGATMYKISAPSKEKSGDGTAMAFRAGAEFVDMEMLQFHPTGLLAGESQLSGSVLEEGLRGAGGRLFNAEGERFMERYDPDRMERSTRDQVARGAYLEIMAGRGTHSGGVFLDISHLGAGFVERTFPGMVDRVKDIGKDLAREPIEVSPTAHFHMGGVRIDRDCHSNLEGLFVAGEDAGGVHGANRLGGNGVAESTVFGARAGDAAASFVSECNLSAVDDAQVNAVWQETIRPFSLSDGEDAYRLRRELKLLTWEKIGVVRSREQLLQGIQQLDEMKDRAERIKVKGGRQYNMDWNEALNVRNLITVARMVAQSALIREESRGSHYRSDFPKTDNDNWLKNILLIRDGKEVIRFYSKAVMFSRIPQEEIIK is encoded by the coding sequence GTGGTGAAAGGCATAGAACAGATTAAAGCGGATATCCTCATCATGGGGACCGGAGGCGCAGGTTTGATGGCGGCTTTGCATGCTTACGATGCCAACCCTGAGTTGAATATTGTTCTCTCTGTGAAGGGGCTGGCCGGTAAAAGCGGCTGTACGCGTATGGTACAGGGGGGATACAATGTTGTGCTGGATCCCGACGATTCCCATGAGAAACATTTTAAAGACACCATTAAGGGCGGCGGCTTCATCAATAATCAGGAACTTGCATGGACCCTGGTTACGGATGCAACCAAAATCGTTTACGAACTGGAAAACAAGGTGGGATGTTTTTTCGACCGCGGATCGGATGGATATTTACACCAAAAACCTTTTGCAGGTCAGTGTTTTGATCGTACTATTCACCGGAGGGATTTGACGGGGATAGAGATTATCGCCCGCCTTAGGGATCAGGTTTTTGCCAGAGATATTCAGGTTCTGGAGGAGTGCCGGGGGCTTGATCTGCTGACCCGGAATAACCGGGTTGCAGGTGCGATCCTTTTGGACATCCGTTCCGGTGAGCCGTTTGTGGTCAACTCCAGGGCCGTTATTCTTGCAACCGGAGGTGGAGCGACCATGTATAAGATTTCTGCTCCATCCAAGGAAAAATCCGGTGACGGCACTGCAATGGCCTTTCGGGCAGGGGCTGAATTTGTGGATATGGAAATGCTTCAATTCCATCCCACAGGTCTTCTCGCCGGTGAGTCTCAACTCAGCGGCAGTGTCCTGGAAGAGGGGCTGCGCGGGGCCGGCGGCCGTTTATTTAATGCAGAAGGAGAGCGTTTTATGGAACGTTATGATCCGGACCGTATGGAGAGATCTACCAGGGACCAGGTTGCCCGTGGCGCTTACCTTGAGATTATGGCCGGACGCGGTACCCATAGCGGCGGGGTATTTTTAGACATCTCGCATCTCGGGGCAGGGTTTGTGGAGCGCACCTTCCCGGGTATGGTTGACCGGGTTAAGGATATTGGAAAGGACCTTGCACGGGAGCCGATTGAAGTATCCCCCACGGCTCACTTTCATATGGGTGGTGTCAGGATTGACAGAGACTGTCATAGTAACCTTGAAGGACTTTTTGTAGCCGGTGAAGACGCAGGAGGAGTTCATGGAGCAAACCGGTTAGGTGGAAACGGAGTTGCCGAGTCTACCGTTTTCGGCGCGAGGGCCGGAGATGCAGCGGCTTCCTTTGTCTCTGAATGTAATTTATCTGCTGTTGACGATGCACAGGTTAACGCCGTTTGGCAGGAAACGATACGGCCTTTCTCATTGTCCGATGGAGAAGATGCATATAGACTGAGAAGGGAGTTGAAGCTGCTTACATGGGAGAAGATAGGCGTTGTTCGCTCAAGAGAACAACTGCTGCAGGGTATTCAGCAACTCGATGAGATGAAGGATCGTGCCGAACGCATAAAAGTAAAGGGCGGCCGGCAGTACAACATGGACTGGAACGAGGCCCTCAACGTACGTAATCTTATAACGGTTGCACGGATGGTTGCTCAAAGTGCGCTGATACGTGAGGAAAGCCGCGGGTCGCATTACAGGAGTGATTTCCCAAAGACCGATAATGATAACTGGTTGAAAAATATCCTTTTGATTCGTGACGGAAAGGAGGTGATACGTTTTTACAGTAAAGCTGTTATGTTTAGCCGGATACCACAGGAAGAAATTATCAAGTAA
- the sdhB_1 gene encoding succinate dehydrogenase iron-sulfur subunit — protein sequence MSANLTVKVFRYNPEVDDLPRFDTFDVPEMKNMAVLDLLYQIQADQDRSLSFRCSCRIGMCGSCAMFINGKSRLACRTLVGGLGTKEIHLGPLPNLPILKDLVVDMDPFFDKYERVKPYFVPKEELKDFYRVPEGADERKLIDEMLECITCGACYSSCTMVTTDPDYLGPAALNRAFCLVADKRDGAGAERLRLVGNTDGIWRCHSQFNCVEVCPKQIIPTWSIQQLRKRCVFKKLGIRV from the coding sequence ATGAGTGCTAACTTGACCGTTAAGGTATTCCGTTACAACCCTGAGGTTGATGACCTTCCCAGGTTTGATACATTCGATGTTCCCGAGATGAAAAATATGGCGGTGCTGGATCTGCTCTATCAGATTCAAGCTGATCAGGACCGTTCACTCTCCTTCCGCTGTTCTTGTCGTATCGGCATGTGCGGCTCCTGTGCGATGTTTATAAACGGCAAGTCCCGTTTGGCCTGCCGGACCCTTGTCGGGGGGTTAGGTACCAAGGAAATTCACTTAGGGCCGTTGCCCAATTTACCCATACTGAAAGACCTGGTTGTTGATATGGACCCCTTCTTCGATAAGTACGAAAGGGTAAAGCCTTACTTTGTACCGAAAGAGGAGCTTAAAGACTTTTATCGGGTTCCTGAAGGTGCTGACGAACGGAAACTGATTGATGAAATGCTTGAATGCATCACCTGTGGTGCATGTTATTCCTCATGTACAATGGTAACTACCGATCCGGACTACCTGGGCCCTGCCGCTTTAAACAGGGCCTTTTGTTTGGTAGCAGATAAGCGTGACGGGGCCGGAGCAGAACGTTTGCGCCTTGTCGGTAATACAGATGGGATATGGCGTTGCCACAGCCAGTTTAACTGTGTGGAAGTTTGTCCGAAACAGATAATCCCCACCTGGTCGATCCAGCAGTTAAGGAAACGCTGTGTGTTTAAGAAACTTGGAATACGGGTATAG
- a CDS encoding succinate dehydrogenase/Fumarate reductase transmembrane subunit, with product MVFFQNTAGDSKVKEVINKTDGTLSWFLQRVTAVGLIFLLGVHLWLLHYKNPGETIRFGNVAIRLRTLTFFFVDMGLLTFGLYHALNGINNIIQDYGIGTTGRRSIGFILVIIGCVMVFLGGISLFKFV from the coding sequence ATGGTCTTTTTTCAGAATACTGCCGGAGATAGTAAGGTGAAAGAGGTGATAAACAAAACCGACGGCACCCTTTCATGGTTTCTCCAAAGGGTCACTGCCGTAGGACTTATATTCCTTCTGGGAGTTCATCTATGGCTGCTGCATTATAAAAATCCGGGAGAAACCATCAGGTTCGGCAATGTGGCGATACGGTTGCGTACCTTGACGTTTTTTTTCGTTGATATGGGGCTCCTGACGTTCGGGCTTTACCATGCTTTAAACGGAATCAACAATATTATACAAGACTATGGTATTGGAACAACAGGTCGCAGGAGTATAGGGTTCATATTGGTTATTATTGGTTGTGTGATGGTCTTCTTAGGAGGAATTTCTCTGTTTAAGTTCGTATGA
- a CDS encoding succinate dehydrogenase/Fumarate reductase transmembrane subunit, with amino-acid sequence MKGIRTVTRRGLSISTKTGYIPNLGVWKPMAVGMWAWWLHRITGLALAAYLLIHVSLMSIAILKGPELFDSLLSMLMTSKLFLIFDLGLFAAVLIHGINGVRLILFDLGIGMRRQKEIFWFAMALVAALFIWSFFRILPEIVR; translated from the coding sequence GTGAAGGGTATTCGTACCGTAACTCGCAGGGGATTAAGCATCTCAACGAAGACCGGATATATTCCTAATTTAGGTGTATGGAAGCCCATGGCAGTAGGTATGTGGGCTTGGTGGTTGCATCGGATAACCGGATTGGCCCTGGCTGCCTACCTCTTGATACATGTCTCCTTGATGAGCATAGCCATCCTGAAGGGACCGGAGTTGTTCGACAGCCTCCTGTCGATGCTTATGACCTCCAAGCTCTTTCTGATATTCGATCTTGGGCTCTTTGCTGCGGTACTCATCCACGGGATAAACGGAGTCAGACTGATTCTCTTTGACCTGGGGATTGGTATGCGCCGGCAAAAAGAAATCTTCTGGTTTGCAATGGCACTGGTTGCAGCACTGTTCATATGGTCTTTTTTCAGAATACTGCCGGAGATAGTAAGGTGA
- the ttdA gene encoding L(+)-tartrate dehydratase subunit alpha translates to MAEFSYQLVAEVAKELYIRALKVLPPDVREALKKAYSRETNDTAKAIFETIFKNIEVADTKEMLICQDTGLPVYMVKIGSRFPLDGARIKAALTVGTIQATVEHPFRGSSTHPITRENPQTSVGRGLPIIHWDFDADADYLDILILPKGSGSENMSNMRMFTPAEGVQAIKKFVVDSVVASGANPCPPGIIGVGIGGTADLVMTLAKKALTRPVGTRNPDPLFAELEEELEEAINSTGIGPMGLGGFNTTMAVHIEWAYTHITQNPVAVNTQCWPARRARARIWSDGRVEYGF, encoded by the coding sequence ATGGCTGAGTTTAGCTACCAGTTAGTAGCCGAAGTTGCCAAGGAACTTTACATCCGTGCCCTGAAGGTGCTCCCACCTGATGTCAGGGAAGCATTGAAAAAAGCTTACTCACGAGAGACAAACGATACTGCAAAGGCAATCTTTGAAACGATATTCAAGAATATAGAGGTAGCCGATACGAAAGAGATGTTGATATGCCAGGATACCGGTCTTCCCGTTTACATGGTAAAGATCGGCAGCAGGTTTCCTCTGGATGGAGCGAGAATCAAAGCGGCCCTGACCGTGGGGACCATACAGGCAACCGTTGAACATCCTTTCCGTGGTAGCTCAACGCACCCCATTACCCGTGAGAATCCTCAGACAAGCGTAGGGAGAGGTCTGCCCATTATCCACTGGGATTTCGATGCTGATGCCGATTATCTTGATATCCTGATATTACCCAAGGGGTCGGGCTCTGAAAACATGAGCAACATGAGGATGTTTACACCTGCAGAGGGAGTGCAGGCTATAAAGAAATTCGTTGTCGATTCCGTTGTTGCATCCGGGGCGAATCCGTGCCCCCCTGGAATTATAGGGGTGGGCATCGGCGGGACGGCTGATCTTGTAATGACCCTTGCAAAAAAGGCGTTGACACGTCCGGTAGGAACGCGAAATCCCGACCCCCTCTTTGCAGAATTAGAGGAGGAACTGGAAGAAGCCATTAACAGCACCGGGATCGGTCCTATGGGGTTGGGAGGATTCAATACGACGATGGCTGTCCATATTGAGTGGGCCTATACCCATATAACACAGAATCCGGTTGCCGTCAATACCCAGTGCTGGCCCGCGAGAAGGGCCCGTGCCAGGATATGGAGTGACGGCCGTGTAGAATATGGATTTTAA
- the ssuC gene encoding putative aliphatic sulfonates transport permease protein SsuC, translated as MNNKKDSLSPAARPEFTRDILDASRAGEIKQPLTLWERISNIKALRKLFILFILALLWQAYAARVDNTLMFPSFTSTVTAFWDALIHGGLLSRVGVSIKVLLLGYAAGIVVAAILTTLAISTRFGSDLLETLTAMFNPLPAIALLPLALLWFGLGIKSMVFVLVHAVLWPLSLNTHSGFTGVSQTLRMVGRNYGLTGLRYVFRILIPAAFPSILTGLKVAWAFAWRTLIAAELVFGVSSGSGGLGWFIYENKNELEIAYVFAGLLTVIIIGIGVENIIFRAIEVRTVRKWGMQL; from the coding sequence ATGAATAATAAAAAAGACAGCCTGTCTCCTGCTGCACGCCCTGAATTTACGAGAGACATATTAGATGCAAGCAGGGCAGGTGAAATAAAGCAACCCCTGACTTTATGGGAAAGGATTAGTAACATAAAAGCCCTGCGCAAGCTCTTTATTCTATTTATTCTTGCCCTCTTGTGGCAGGCTTATGCAGCAAGGGTTGACAACACGCTCATGTTTCCGAGTTTCACCTCAACAGTAACCGCCTTTTGGGATGCATTGATTCATGGCGGCCTTCTATCGAGAGTCGGTGTTTCGATCAAGGTTCTATTGTTAGGTTATGCGGCTGGAATTGTGGTCGCCGCGATTTTGACTACCCTGGCGATCAGCACACGCTTTGGATCGGATTTACTTGAAACACTTACCGCGATGTTTAATCCTCTACCTGCCATTGCCCTGTTGCCCCTTGCACTGCTGTGGTTTGGCCTCGGGATAAAAAGCATGGTCTTTGTTTTGGTTCATGCCGTTCTCTGGCCTTTGTCACTCAATACACATTCAGGTTTTACGGGAGTGAGCCAGACTCTGCGTATGGTCGGCCGCAATTATGGTCTGACCGGGTTGCGCTATGTGTTTAGAATTCTTATCCCGGCGGCCTTTCCAAGCATCTTAACCGGCCTTAAGGTTGCCTGGGCATTTGCCTGGCGTACCCTGATCGCGGCTGAATTGGTATTCGGGGTCAGTTCCGGATCCGGCGGTCTCGGCTGGTTCATCTATGAAAATAAGAATGAACTCGAAATTGCTTACGTTTTTGCAGGGCTGTTAACCGTGATCATAATCGGTATCGGAGTTGAGAATATTATATTTCGTGCAATAGAAGTGAGAACAGTGCGCAAGTGGGGTATGCAGCTATAA
- the serA_1 gene encoding D-3-phosphoglycerate dehydrogenase — protein sequence MRDILVTENLVGPEIESLKGRFEVVFEPELWRSPERLQEMISDFKAVIVRNQTEITAKMIASAPHLEVIGRAGAGLDNIDTNAATSAGIAVVYTPEQNSISVAELTLGLMLALARKIVPADYNTKAGEWKRQEFAGIELYGKKLGLVGVGRIGYRVGVRARAFGMDIAVYDEYANPDAIMVSELSARMMDLDELLGQADFVSCHIPLTQETRGLFDYDKFCKMKPTAFFINTSRGGVVDEAALIRALKEKEIAGAGLDVRLNEPPEKGPLCGMDNVILTPHIAAFTKEGQARVVSSVCRDVAAVLEGKEARNYFNFSKPKRMLQKGEGTMIQFLVHDKNDTVGIATVDIKAGETVKGRIMEGQGALELKALMDVPLGHKIALKDMKVGDTVIKYGHDIGRVDADIRKGEHVHVHNLKTKRW from the coding sequence ATGCGGGACATACTGGTAACCGAAAATCTTGTTGGTCCTGAGATAGAGTCACTGAAGGGCCGTTTTGAGGTCGTTTTTGAGCCCGAGCTCTGGAGGTCGCCTGAGAGATTGCAGGAAATGATATCGGACTTTAAGGCCGTCATCGTGCGTAACCAGACAGAGATTACCGCAAAAATGATTGCTTCCGCACCGCATCTCGAGGTTATTGGCCGTGCAGGTGCGGGGCTTGACAATATAGACACCAACGCAGCAACATCTGCGGGCATCGCAGTTGTCTACACGCCGGAACAGAACTCCATATCCGTTGCAGAACTGACGTTGGGGCTGATGCTTGCCCTGGCAAGAAAGATTGTGCCGGCTGACTATAACACCAAGGCCGGAGAATGGAAACGGCAGGAATTTGCCGGCATTGAACTCTATGGAAAAAAACTGGGATTAGTCGGGGTTGGTCGGATTGGATACAGGGTTGGAGTAAGGGCCAGGGCCTTTGGAATGGATATAGCGGTTTATGATGAATATGCCAATCCTGACGCTATAATGGTCTCGGAACTATCTGCCCGCATGATGGATCTGGATGAATTGCTGGGTCAGGCTGACTTTGTCTCCTGCCATATCCCCCTAACGCAAGAAACCAGGGGGTTGTTCGACTATGACAAGTTTTGCAAAATGAAACCGACTGCCTTTTTTATAAATACATCAAGGGGTGGGGTGGTTGACGAGGCGGCATTGATTCGTGCACTAAAAGAAAAAGAGATCGCCGGTGCAGGATTGGATGTCAGGCTAAATGAACCCCCGGAAAAAGGTCCTCTTTGCGGGATGGACAATGTCATTCTGACACCACATATAGCGGCGTTTACAAAAGAAGGACAGGCGAGGGTGGTTTCTTCCGTATGCCGGGACGTAGCTGCAGTATTGGAGGGTAAAGAGGCCAGAAACTATTTTAATTTTTCAAAACCGAAAAGAATGTTACAGAAAGGAGAAGGAACTATGATTCAGTTTTTAGTTCATGACAAGAATGACACGGTCGGTATAGCTACAGTGGACATTAAGGCTGGAGAGACCGTGAAGGGTCGTATAATGGAAGGCCAGGGTGCGTTGGAACTCAAGGCATTAATGGATGTTCCCCTGGGGCATAAAATTGCCCTGAAGGACATGAAGGTAGGAGATACGGTAATAAAGTACGGGCATGATATTGGTAGAGTCGATGCTGATATAAGGAAAGGTGAACATGTTCATGTTCACAATCTCAAAACAAAGAGGTGGTAA
- the cmpD_1 gene encoding bicarbonate transport ATP-binding protein CmpD, protein MSRECPKPSTDEEGSGELLLEVEGVTLQYKTEDHLVTATYRVGFEVFRSDRFVLLGPSGCGKTTLLKAVGGYFKPTEGKITLKGHKISKPGPDRVMVFQEFDQLLPWKTVKANITFALTSSGKMSKHEAEDKAVAYLDLVNLTNFADTYPHTLSGGMKQRVAIARAMAMEPDILLMDEPFAALDALTRRKMQEELLQLWENCKFTVLFVTHSIEEAVIIGSRILLLSPHPGQVKAEFNAYMYSHENLGQDDFRKLLDKIHNTLFSDAIEEELTKKG, encoded by the coding sequence ATGTCTCGAGAATGTCCGAAGCCGTCAACAGATGAAGAGGGTTCAGGGGAACTCCTCCTTGAAGTAGAGGGGGTCACCCTGCAATATAAGACCGAGGATCACCTGGTTACTGCAACCTACAGGGTGGGGTTTGAGGTTTTCCGTTCGGACAGGTTTGTTCTGCTGGGTCCTTCAGGATGCGGAAAAACCACCCTGCTCAAGGCTGTTGGCGGTTACTTCAAACCGACCGAAGGCAAAATAACCCTCAAAGGTCATAAGATCAGCAAACCCGGCCCCGATCGTGTAATGGTGTTTCAAGAATTTGATCAGTTGTTACCCTGGAAGACGGTCAAGGCGAACATTACGTTCGCCTTGACCTCCAGCGGTAAGATGTCGAAACATGAGGCTGAAGACAAGGCAGTGGCTTACCTGGATTTGGTTAATCTGACGAACTTTGCCGATACCTACCCGCATACCCTCTCCGGCGGCATGAAACAACGTGTGGCAATCGCTCGTGCCATGGCTATGGAGCCGGACATCCTCCTGATGGACGAACCCTTTGCCGCCCTTGATGCCCTGACCCGTCGAAAAATGCAGGAAGAACTCCTTCAACTATGGGAGAATTGCAAATTCACCGTGCTCTTCGTTACACACTCTATTGAAGAGGCGGTAATCATCGGAAGCCGCATTTTATTGCTCTCGCCTCATCCCGGTCAGGTAAAGGCTGAGTTCAATGCTTACATGTACAGCCATGAAAATCTGGGTCAGGATGACTTCAGGAAACTTCTCGACAAGATTCACAATACGCTCTTTAGCGATGCTATCGAGGAAGAATTAACCAAGAAAGGGTGA
- the suyB gene encoding (2R)-sulfolactate sulfo-lyase subunit beta precursor encodes MDIPKFMGYRRENGRVGIRNHIVILPLDDLSNAACEAVANNIKGTLAIPHAYGRLQFGEDLELFFRTIIGTGANPNVAAVVVIGIEPEWTGRVVEGIAKTGKPVKGFSIERNGDLNTIAQASRQAKEYVQWASELQRTECSLDELYVSVKCGESDTTSGLASNPTVGNVIDRIIEMGATASFGETSEITGGELVCKERAATPEVGEEFMRVWNEYNDFIMKEKTDDLSGSQPTKGNIRGGLTTIEEKAIGNLQKIGKKARYVGVLKPAEAPRGNGLWYMDTSSAAAEAVTLWAASGAVVHLFPTGQGNINGNPIEPVIKLSANPLTCSTMSEHIDLNISDILSGKMTLNEAGDQLMEIMIRTCNGRFTATEALGHREFVLTKLYRSA; translated from the coding sequence ATGGATATACCTAAGTTTATGGGCTATCGTCGTGAAAACGGTCGTGTCGGCATTAGAAACCATATTGTGATTTTACCTTTGGATGACCTCTCTAATGCCGCATGTGAGGCGGTTGCCAACAATATCAAAGGCACCTTGGCAATCCCACACGCCTATGGGCGCCTGCAGTTTGGTGAAGACCTTGAGCTTTTCTTCAGGACTATAATCGGAACAGGGGCAAACCCCAATGTTGCAGCTGTTGTTGTGATAGGCATAGAGCCTGAATGGACCGGCAGGGTAGTGGAGGGTATTGCCAAAACCGGAAAGCCGGTAAAGGGCTTTTCCATTGAACGCAATGGAGACTTAAATACAATAGCACAGGCTTCCCGCCAGGCCAAGGAATACGTTCAGTGGGCCTCGGAGCTTCAGAGGACGGAGTGCTCCCTGGATGAACTTTACGTCTCGGTCAAATGCGGGGAGTCCGACACCACATCAGGGCTGGCATCCAACCCGACGGTGGGCAATGTGATCGACAGGATCATAGAGATGGGTGCTACCGCCTCTTTTGGAGAAACCTCCGAGATTACCGGCGGGGAGCTGGTGTGCAAGGAGCGGGCGGCAACTCCGGAGGTAGGCGAGGAGTTTATGAGGGTCTGGAATGAATACAATGATTTCATCATGAAAGAAAAAACCGATGACCTCTCCGGTTCCCAGCCCACCAAGGGAAACATAAGGGGCGGATTGACAACGATCGAAGAGAAGGCCATTGGTAACCTGCAAAAGATTGGGAAAAAGGCCAGATATGTAGGTGTCTTAAAGCCCGCCGAAGCCCCCAGGGGCAATGGCCTGTGGTATATGGACACATCATCTGCCGCTGCCGAAGCCGTTACTCTCTGGGCTGCATCCGGGGCCGTGGTTCACCTGTTCCCCACGGGACAGGGCAATATCAATGGAAATCCTATTGAACCGGTGATAAAGCTTTCCGCCAATCCCCTGACATGCAGTACTATGAGTGAACATATTGATCTCAATATTTCAGATATTCTCTCAGGTAAGATGACACTGAATGAAGCCGGAGACCAATTGATGGAAATCATGATCCGGACGTGTAACGGCCGTTTTACAGCAACGGAAGCTCTCGGCCATCGTGAATTCGTCCTGACTAAATTGTACAGAAGCGCATAA